Proteins encoded by one window of Nicotiana tabacum cultivar K326 chromosome 10, ASM71507v2, whole genome shotgun sequence:
- the LOC107778831 gene encoding pentatricopeptide repeat-containing protein At1g71210, mitochondrial-like: protein MLLTIRQARQKTRALFNHPLYVLYSTNIPPPAANSIPAYPFLPSPVSVSSSNVLSTSRTIELHPKDVVLSLKEWFMSRKNPVFDRIFEILKTQDDITADISLSRFNLRLSEALVLDVLNYEKNKDVLSCLKFFDWAGRQLGFHHTRATFNAIFKILSKAKLMSLMVEFLDKYMKQRYFHKARFYNTLVIGYAVAGKPELALQLFGRMRFQGVDLDAFAYHVLLNALVEDGFYDAFEMVLKQIKFRGFEDSITHAIFVKSLCQQTELDRAEEYLRGLLRNGGVGLSGIVVANLVDALCKSKQFMRAASLVRDFRESGLVPMEQAYSVWIKDLAQAGELSEAVEFLKGKKLFDGYVPDVFRYNSLVCRLLRENRLEQVYDLLMDMKDQDIVPDDVTMNVTLCFFCKVGMADIALELYDSRAEFGLSVSSMTYNYLINTLLGDASVDGAYFVLKNAIEQGYFPGRRTFSIIADALCREGKLDRVKELVLAALDRNCMPSDSTYNKFISALCRASRVEDGYLVHGELSRLDRVTNRNTYFHLISGFNKSSRGDIAARLLIEMQEKGHSPDRRLYRAVICCLCQMEDPEKLFYSLLEVQLSRHEPSCLIYNYFIDGAGHAGKAELARDVYEMMKRNGITPNLQSDILILQSYLKAGKIADALNYFRDLSNRSSLGRKLWNTMIVGLCKANKPENAWNMFWEMRSTVLRPSMECYEELVKLLCSQRDYYKAILLVEDLMQVGRQMSSFIGNVLLLHSLQTPRVFSAWMHSRDLRNMKDHSLALGELIKTFSGGSNLDGDILEMEELIRQCFPLDVYTYNLLLRKLTISEMDLACKYFDRLCKKGYEPNRWTYDTLVHGFLKVGRSSEARKWMEEMFSKGFDLTEATKTFV from the coding sequence ATGTTGCTTACAATCAGACAAGCGAGGCAAAAAACTAGAGCTCTCTTCAATCATCCTCTATATGTATTATACTCCACTAATATTCCTCCTCCTGCCGCCAATTCAATCCCTGCATATCCATTTTTACCTTCACCTGTATCGGTTTCTTCTTCTAATGTTTTGTCAACTTCTAGAACAATTGAATTACATCCCAAAGATGTTGTTTTGTCCTTAAAGGAGTGGTTCATGAGCAGAAAAAACCCAGTTTTCGATCGGATCTTTGAGATATTGAAGACACAAGATGATATTACAGCTGATATATCACTGTCTCGATTTAACCTTAGACTTTCCGAGGCGTTGGTTCTTGACGTATTAAATTACGAGAAAAACAAGGATGTTTTATCCTGTTTGAAGTTCTTTGATTGGGCGGGTCGACAGCTGGGTTTTCATCATACCCGGGCGACGTTTAATGCCATTTTTAAGATTTTGTCGAAGGCAAAGTTGATGTCTTTGATGGTTGAGTTTTTGGATAAGTATATGAAGCAAAGGTATTTTCATAAAGCGAGATTTTACAACACTTTGGTTATTGGGTATGCCGTGGCTGGCAAACCTGAGCTTGCACTCCAACTGTTCGGTAGAATGCGTTTTCAGGGTGTTGATTTGGATGCGTTTGCTTATCATGTGTTGCTTAATGCATTGGTGGAGGATGGTTTTTATGATGCGTTTGAGATGGTTTTGAAGCAGATTAAGTTTAGGGGTTTTGAGGATTCGATAACACATGCTATATTCGTTAAGAGTCTTTGCCAGCAAACGGAGCTGGATCGAGCTGAGGAGTATCTTAGAGGGTTGTTGAGAAATGGAGGGGTAGGGTTGAGTGGCATTGTGGTGGCTAATCTTGTGGATGCTTTGTGTAAAAGTAAGCAGTTTATGAGAGCCGCAAGTTTGGTGCGCGATTTTAGAGAGTCTGGTTTGGTTCCGATGGAACAGGCATATAGTGTGTGGATTAAGGACCTTGCTCAGGCCGGGGAGCTAAGTGAGGCAGTAGAATTTCTGAAAGGCAAGAAACTATTTGATGGGTATGTTCCTGATGTATTTCGCTATAACAGCTTAGTGTGTCGGCTTTTAAGAGAGAACAGGTTAGAGCAGGTTTATGACTTGTTGATGGACATGAAGGATCAAGATATAGTACCTGACGATGTCACCATGAATGTAACTTTGTGCTTCTTCTGCAAGGTGGGGATGGCTGATATTGCCTTGGAGTTGTATGATTCGAGAGCTGAATTTGGACTCTCTGTAAGTAGTATGACCTATAACTATCTGATAAATACTCTATTAGGTGATGCAAGCGTTGATGGAGCGTATTTCGTGCTGAAGAATGCCATTGAACAAGGTTATTTCCCTGGTAGGAGGACATTTTCTATTATTGCTGATGCTCTTTGCAGAGAAGGGAAGCTCGATAGAGTGAAAGAGTTGGTTCTTGCTGCTCTAGACCGGAATTGCATGCCCAGTGACTCGACCTACAACAAGTTCATATCAGCCTTATGTAGGGCCAGCAGGGTGGAAGATGGATACTTGGTACATGGAGAGCTCAGCAGATTGGATAGGGTTACTAACAGGAATACTTATTTTCACTTGATTAGTGGCTTTAACAAGTCAAGTAGGGGAGATATTGCAGCAAGATTGTTAATAGAAATGCAAGAAAAAGGTCATAGTCCAGACCGGAGATTGTACAGGGCggttatttgttgtttatgtcaGATGGAGGATCCAGAGAAGCTATTTTACAGTTTATTAGAGGTTCAATTGTCTCGGCATGAACCTAGCTGCCTCATTTATAATTACTTCATCGATGGAGCTGGTCATGCCGGAAAGGCTGAGCTGGCCAGAGATGTTTATGAGATGATGAAGAGAAATGGTATCACACCGAATTTGCAGTCTGACATTTTAATATTGCAAAGTTACTTGAAAGCTGGAAAAATTGCCGATGCTTTAAACTACTTTCGTGACTTGTCCAATAGAAGTAGTCTAGGAAGAAAATTATGGAACACCATGATTGTTGGGCTTTGTAAAGCTAACAAGCCCGAAAATGCATGGAACATGTTCTGGGAGATGAGATCAACTGTTTTGCGGCCAAGTATGGAATGTTATGAGGAACTTGTTAAATTGCTTTGCTCGCAAAGAGATTATTATAAGGCTATTCTTCTGGTGGAAGACTTGATGCAAGTTGGTCGTCAGATGTCATCCTTCATTGGCAATGTACTTTTGTTACACTCTTTACAAACTCCAAGAGTCTTCAGTGCATGGATGCACTCAAGAGATTTGCGCAACATGAAGGATCACAGCTTAGCACTAGGGGAGCTGATAAAGACTTTCTCTGGTGGTAGTAATCTGGACGGAGATATTTTGGAAATGGAAGAACTGATTCGACAATGCTTTCCACTTGACGTATACACTTACAATTTGTTGTTGAGAAAACTAACCATAAGTGAAATGGACCTTGCTTGCAAGTATTTCGACAGATTATGCAAGAAAGGATATGAGCCAAATCGATGGACTTATGATACATTAGTTCACGGCTTCTTAAAAGTTGGTCGATCTTCTGAGGCTAGAAAGTGGATGGAAGAAATGTTCAGTAAAGGTTTTGATCTGACTGAGGCTACAAAGACATTTGTCTAA